The following are encoded together in the Thiobacillus sp. SCUT-2 genome:
- a CDS encoding type IV pilus inner membrane component PilO, with translation MTLDELNKLDLKTLADWPLPTKLVALGLLALAIILAGWWFDWRSGMATLDAAKQKETELRGVFTTKKNQAINLDAYKKQLADIGQAFGALLKQLPNKQEMDALITDVNQAGLGRGLQFDLFKPQAETVSEFYAETPIQVKVTGGYHDIAAFVSDVAKLPRIVTLQDISMEPNKDGVLNMDAVIKTYRYLDDDEVNAQKHAKEHKK, from the coding sequence ATGACGCTGGACGAACTCAACAAACTCGACCTGAAGACCCTCGCGGACTGGCCACTGCCGACCAAGCTCGTTGCCCTCGGCCTGCTGGCCCTGGCGATCATTCTCGCCGGCTGGTGGTTCGACTGGCGCAGCGGCATGGCGACGCTCGACGCAGCCAAGCAGAAGGAAACCGAACTGCGCGGCGTGTTCACGACCAAGAAGAATCAGGCCATCAACCTGGACGCCTACAAGAAGCAGCTGGCCGACATCGGCCAGGCGTTCGGGGCCCTGCTCAAGCAACTGCCGAACAAGCAGGAAATGGATGCACTCATCACCGACGTCAACCAGGCCGGCCTGGGGCGTGGCCTGCAGTTCGACCTGTTCAAGCCGCAAGCCGAGACGGTGTCCGAGTTCTACGCGGAGACGCCGATCCAGGTCAAGGTCACCGGTGGCTACCACGACATCGCGGCTTTCGTCAGCGATGTCGCCAAGCTGCCGCGCATCGTCACCCTGCAGGACATCTCGATGGAGCCGAACAAGGATGGCGTGCTGAACATGGACGCCGTCATCAAGACCTATCGCTACCTGGACGATGACGAAGTCAACGCCCAGAAGCACGCCAAGGAGCACAAGAAATGA
- a CDS encoding PilN domain-containing protein has protein sequence MIRINLLPHRELARAARRRQFNILLGIAVAAGVLAVVLGHSVIAARQSTQDARNAYLEQEIAKLDSQIGEIKKIREQTQALLERKRVVETLQSNRTEVVHLFDQMIRLLPDGLYLKSFKQTGDTVTLSGYTQSSARVSTLMRNLDASPWFEAPNLVEIKAATVNNLRANEFVLTVKQTHQQPDSANEKGGKA, from the coding sequence ATGATCCGCATTAACCTGCTCCCCCACCGTGAACTTGCGCGTGCCGCCCGGCGCCGCCAGTTCAATATCCTGCTCGGCATCGCCGTCGCTGCCGGCGTGCTCGCGGTCGTGCTCGGCCACAGCGTGATTGCGGCCCGCCAGTCGACGCAGGATGCCCGCAACGCCTACCTCGAACAGGAGATCGCCAAGCTCGACAGCCAGATCGGCGAAATCAAGAAGATCCGCGAGCAGACCCAGGCACTGCTTGAACGCAAGCGGGTCGTCGAGACGCTGCAGTCCAACCGCACCGAGGTCGTTCATCTGTTCGACCAGATGATTCGCCTGCTGCCTGACGGCCTTTATCTGAAGTCCTTCAAGCAGACCGGCGATACCGTCACCCTCAGCGGATATACGCAGTCGAGCGCGCGCGTGTCGACACTGATGCGCAACCTCGACGCCTCGCCGTGGTTCGAGGCCCCCAATCTGGTCGAGATCAAGGCCGCGACCGTGAACAACCTGCGTGCCAACGAGTTTGTGCTGACCGTCAAGCAGACGCATCAGCAGCCGGACAGCGCGAATGAGAAGGGGGGCAAGGCATGA
- a CDS encoding TIGR03013 family XrtA/PEP-CTERM system glycosyltransferase — translation MIRFFRHYVPLNLLLLVLIEALILGGSIYAGVSARFLDVNTVPKELAPLLPKALTFAIVMLGLMTASGLYDLEWQGGIRALLQRLGLSFGLGLITMSLLFYFFPDLLVGRGAFLLSFGLALLGILLSRALFIRWAGVGALKTRTLVIGTGSRAAHIEAMLAKRSRTSNVQVVGYLPMGGSHHFVDHARILDTDEPLPELVQRLQISEIILAVRDRRGGGMPVQDLLRCKLNGIRVLELSSFFERENGHLQLDSMNASWMILSEGFHQGMLRDTAKRLFDLLVSAAMLVVCLPIMAIAALLIKLESPGPVLYRQERVGQGCRNFTILKFRSMCVDAEKDGKPRWAGQNDSRVTLTGRFIRRTRIDELPQIFNVFLGDMSFVGPRPERPYFVQDLTQKIPYYGVRHTVKPGITGWAQVRYPYGASDEDAMHKLQYDLYYVKNHSLFLDLMILFQTAQVVLWGKGVR, via the coding sequence GTGATTCGATTCTTCCGGCACTACGTGCCGCTCAACCTGTTGCTGCTGGTCCTGATCGAGGCGCTGATCCTCGGCGGTTCGATCTATGCCGGGGTGAGCGCGCGCTTTCTCGACGTAAACACGGTCCCGAAGGAACTCGCGCCGCTTTTGCCCAAGGCCCTGACCTTCGCCATCGTCATGCTCGGCCTGATGACCGCCAGCGGCCTGTACGACCTCGAATGGCAGGGGGGGATTCGTGCCCTTCTCCAGCGCCTCGGTCTGAGCTTCGGACTCGGGCTCATCACCATGAGCCTGCTGTTCTATTTCTTTCCCGACCTGCTGGTCGGGCGTGGGGCATTCCTGCTGTCGTTCGGCCTGGCCCTGCTGGGCATTTTGCTGAGCCGGGCGCTGTTCATCCGCTGGGCCGGCGTCGGCGCCCTCAAGACGCGCACCCTGGTGATCGGCACCGGCAGCCGGGCGGCCCACATCGAGGCCATGCTGGCCAAGCGCTCGCGCACCAGCAACGTCCAGGTCGTCGGCTACCTGCCCATGGGCGGGAGTCATCATTTCGTCGACCATGCCCGTATTCTCGACACCGACGAGCCGCTCCCCGAACTGGTCCAGCGGCTGCAGATCAGCGAAATCATTCTCGCCGTGCGCGACCGGCGCGGGGGCGGCATGCCGGTTCAGGACCTGCTTCGCTGCAAGCTGAACGGGATCCGCGTGCTTGAACTGTCGAGTTTCTTCGAGCGCGAGAATGGTCATCTCCAGCTCGATTCGATGAACGCCAGCTGGATGATCCTGTCCGAGGGCTTCCACCAGGGCATGCTGCGGGACACCGCCAAGCGCCTCTTCGACCTGCTGGTGAGCGCCGCGATGCTCGTCGTATGCCTGCCGATCATGGCGATCGCGGCGCTCCTCATCAAGCTGGAAAGCCCGGGCCCCGTCCTGTATCGCCAGGAACGGGTCGGCCAGGGCTGCCGCAACTTCACCATCCTCAAGTTCCGCAGCATGTGCGTCGACGCCGAGAAGGACGGCAAGCCGCGCTGGGCAGGCCAGAACGACAGCCGCGTGACCCTGACCGGGCGCTTCATCCGCCGTACCCGCATCGACGAGCTGCCGCAGATCTTCAATGTCTTCCTGGGCGACATGAGCTTCGTCGGACCGCGCCCGGAGCGCCCCTATTTCGTGCAGGATCTCACGCAGAAGATTCCCTATTACGGCGTCCGCCACACCGTGAAGCCGGGCATCACCGGCTGGGCGCAGGTGCGCTACCCTTACGGCGCCTCCGACGAGGACGCCATGCACAAGCTGCAATACGACCTCTACTACGTCAAGAATCACAGCCTGTTTCTGGACCTCATGATCCTGTTCCAGACCGCCCAGGTCGTGCTTTGGGGGAAAGGCGTGCGCTGA
- a CDS encoding penicillin-binding protein 1A produces the protein MFSKWWHYALALIISLGVVGTALAGLAAALIYPNLPPIEALTNYKPKLPLRVYTADGALIGEFGEERRAFIPIEKVPTYMKQAIIAAEDERFYEHGGVDTLGVMRAAIANLVSGGAKEGASTITMQVARNFFLSNEKTLTRKLSEAMLAIKIEHSLSKDKILELYLNQIYLGQRAYGFEAAARTYFGKPMRELSLAEFAMLAGLPKAPSRYNPVVNFPRAKARQEYVLGRMLALKFIDRPTWEAAVKQRLVVHQARQQTDVSADYAAEMVRQALFEQYGESIYSSGYKAVTTLRRAQQAAADLAVWRGIADYDQRHGYRGPEKTISLPAGKTEREAAIADALSDLAPVSDMLPAVVLSASPKLIRAELDDGRIVDISGASLKWVANWVAAKKGRQLAPGAVVRVQATGAKPDWRLAQLPEVEAALVAINPEDGAITALVGGFDFHRNKFNRVTQAWRQPGSSFKPFIYSAALEKGYTPATMIDNMPLTLSADEAGGTAWEPQNYDGDTSGPVRMRTALTKSLNLVSIRILQGIGPAYARDYIRRFGFDPARHPPYLTMALGAGSVTPLQLAAAYGVFANGGFAVKPYLIDKVYDKDGRLLMQARPQKAGGGAPRVIDPRNAWLMTSMMQDVVRYGTGASAARLGRSDIAGKTGTTNDARDTWFAGYTPDLVTITWMGYDQPRSLGARETGAQSALPIWINFMGTALKGVPQKTWTMPSGIISVKIDPATGTRVADNPIGEFLGNILGADTGGMTEYFYQEFPPPDTPAATGGSSPEAPTAPAEPAFPGSPL, from the coding sequence ATGTTTTCGAAATGGTGGCATTACGCACTCGCCCTGATCATCAGCCTGGGCGTCGTCGGCACGGCGCTGGCGGGATTGGCGGCAGCCCTGATCTACCCGAATCTGCCGCCGATCGAGGCGCTGACGAACTACAAGCCCAAGCTCCCGCTGCGCGTCTATACGGCTGACGGGGCGCTGATCGGCGAGTTCGGCGAGGAGCGCCGCGCCTTCATCCCGATCGAAAAAGTCCCGACGTACATGAAGCAGGCCATCATCGCCGCGGAAGACGAGCGCTTCTACGAGCACGGCGGCGTCGACACCCTCGGCGTGATGCGCGCAGCGATTGCCAACCTCGTCTCGGGCGGCGCCAAGGAAGGCGCCTCGACGATCACCATGCAGGTGGCGCGCAATTTCTTCCTGTCGAACGAGAAGACGCTGACCCGCAAGCTGTCCGAAGCGATGCTGGCGATCAAGATCGAGCACAGCCTCTCGAAGGACAAGATCCTCGAGCTCTACCTGAACCAGATCTACCTCGGCCAGCGCGCCTACGGGTTCGAGGCCGCGGCGCGCACGTATTTCGGCAAGCCCATGCGCGAACTCTCGCTCGCCGAATTTGCCATGCTCGCGGGGCTGCCGAAGGCACCGTCGCGCTACAACCCGGTCGTCAATTTCCCGCGCGCCAAGGCACGCCAGGAATACGTGCTGGGACGCATGCTCGCACTAAAATTCATCGATAGGCCGACCTGGGAGGCAGCGGTGAAGCAGCGGCTGGTGGTCCACCAGGCGCGCCAGCAGACCGACGTCTCCGCCGACTACGCCGCGGAAATGGTGCGCCAGGCCCTGTTCGAGCAGTACGGCGAATCCATCTACAGCTCCGGCTACAAGGCCGTCACCACGCTGCGCCGTGCCCAACAGGCCGCCGCCGACCTCGCGGTCTGGCGCGGCATCGCGGACTACGATCAGCGGCACGGCTACCGCGGGCCGGAAAAGACGATCTCGCTGCCGGCCGGCAAGACGGAACGGGAGGCAGCGATCGCCGACGCCCTGTCCGACCTCGCGCCGGTCAGCGACATGCTGCCGGCCGTCGTGCTCAGTGCGAGCCCCAAGCTGATCCGTGCCGAACTCGACGACGGCAGGATCGTCGACATCTCGGGCGCCTCGCTGAAGTGGGTGGCCAACTGGGTTGCCGCAAAGAAGGGCCGGCAGCTCGCCCCCGGGGCGGTGGTTCGGGTGCAGGCGACGGGCGCCAAGCCTGACTGGCGCCTCGCCCAGCTTCCGGAGGTCGAGGCCGCCCTGGTCGCGATCAATCCCGAAGACGGGGCGATTACCGCGCTGGTCGGCGGCTTCGATTTCCACCGCAACAAGTTCAACCGCGTGACGCAGGCCTGGCGGCAGCCGGGATCGAGCTTCAAGCCCTTCATCTACTCGGCGGCGCTCGAGAAGGGCTACACGCCGGCCACCATGATCGACAACATGCCGCTCACGCTGAGCGCCGACGAGGCCGGCGGCACCGCTTGGGAGCCGCAGAATTACGATGGCGACACCAGCGGGCCGGTGCGCATGCGCACCGCACTCACCAAATCGCTCAACCTGGTGTCGATCCGGATTCTTCAGGGGATCGGCCCTGCATACGCGCGCGACTACATCCGCCGGTTCGGCTTCGACCCCGCGCGCCACCCGCCCTACCTCACCATGGCCCTGGGCGCCGGCAGCGTCACCCCGCTGCAGCTCGCGGCGGCGTACGGCGTATTCGCGAATGGCGGCTTCGCCGTCAAGCCCTACCTGATCGACAAGGTCTACGACAAGGACGGCCGCCTCCTGATGCAGGCGCGCCCGCAGAAGGCGGGCGGCGGCGCGCCGCGCGTGATCGATCCGCGCAACGCCTGGCTGATGACGAGCATGATGCAGGACGTCGTGCGCTACGGCACCGGCGCCAGCGCGGCGCGACTCGGGCGCAGCGACATCGCCGGCAAGACCGGCACCACCAACGACGCGCGCGACACCTGGTTTGCCGGCTACACACCGGACCTCGTGACGATCACCTGGATGGGCTACGACCAGCCGCGCTCGCTCGGCGCGCGCGAAACCGGCGCCCAATCCGCGCTCCCCATCTGGATCAACTTCATGGGAACGGCGCTCAAGGGCGTGCCGCAAAAAACCTGGACCATGCCCAGCGGCATCATCAGCGTGAAAATCGACCCGGCCACCGGCACCCGCGTCGCGGACAATCCGATCGGCGAATTCCTTGGCAATATCCTGGGCGCCGATACGGGCGGCATGACCGAATATTTCTACCAGGAATTCCCGCCGCCGGACACGCCGGCGGCCACCGGCGGCAGCTCTCCCGAAGCGCCGACGGCGCCCGCAGAACCGGCCTTCCCGGGATCTCCGTTATGA
- a CDS encoding pilus assembly protein PilM, with protein sequence MHLNINLDWLSTKGLPILGLDISTTAVKLVELSDAGKGMLRVERYVIEPLPKDAVTDGNIANLDQVADALRTAWKNLGTRIKNVALALPSSAVITKKILAPASLKGIDLENQVEAEANQVIPFSLDEVNLDFQVLGPSPASPDDVQVLLAAARKEKVEDRVAAVEAAGLKALIMDVESFATQTAYEQIAHLLPNGGAGQTVAIIDVGAQNMHINILNDNESVYLREHGFGGNQLNNEISRRYGMTSDEAENAKRKGTLPESYDMEVLQPYSETLAMEIGRALQLFTTSTQYRKVDQILLAGGGAMIPGIDEVVAQRTGTPTMVVNPFANMAVGSKIRPQALTADAPSLFVACGLAMRRFDPQ encoded by the coding sequence TTGCACCTGAATATCAATCTGGACTGGCTGTCCACCAAGGGCTTGCCCATACTCGGGCTCGATATCAGCACGACTGCGGTCAAGCTGGTGGAACTGTCCGACGCCGGGAAGGGCATGCTCCGGGTGGAACGCTATGTCATCGAACCCTTGCCCAAGGACGCCGTGACCGACGGCAACATCGCCAACCTCGACCAGGTGGCCGATGCCCTGCGCACCGCCTGGAAGAATCTGGGGACCCGGATCAAGAACGTGGCGCTGGCATTGCCGTCTTCCGCGGTCATCACCAAGAAGATTCTGGCGCCCGCGAGCCTGAAAGGGATCGACCTGGAGAATCAGGTGGAGGCCGAGGCCAACCAGGTCATCCCCTTCTCGCTCGACGAGGTGAACCTCGACTTCCAGGTGCTCGGCCCCTCGCCTGCCAGCCCGGACGATGTCCAGGTGCTGCTCGCCGCCGCCCGCAAGGAGAAGGTCGAAGACCGCGTCGCGGCGGTTGAAGCGGCCGGCCTCAAGGCGCTGATCATGGATGTCGAATCCTTTGCGACGCAGACGGCCTACGAGCAGATCGCGCATCTGCTGCCCAATGGGGGCGCCGGGCAGACCGTGGCGATCATCGACGTCGGCGCCCAGAACATGCACATCAATATCCTGAACGACAACGAGTCGGTCTACTTGCGCGAGCATGGCTTTGGCGGCAACCAGCTCAACAACGAGATTTCGCGCCGCTACGGCATGACCAGCGACGAGGCGGAGAACGCCAAGCGCAAGGGTACGCTGCCCGAGAGCTACGACATGGAGGTGCTGCAGCCTTACAGCGAGACCCTTGCAATGGAGATCGGCCGGGCGCTGCAGCTGTTCACCACGTCGACGCAGTATCGCAAGGTCGACCAGATCCTGCTCGCCGGCGGCGGCGCCATGATCCCGGGCATCGACGAGGTCGTCGCCCAGCGTACCGGCACGCCGACGATGGTCGTCAACCCGTTTGCCAACATGGCAGTCGGCTCCAAAATCCGGCCCCAGGCATTGACCGCCGATGCGCCTTCCCTGTTCGTCGCTTGCGGCCTTGCCATGCGGAGGTTCGATCCCCAATGA
- a CDS encoding pilus assembly protein PilP: MKRLAIVLTVLGLSGCGGGDMDDLHRFVAETGKDMQGKIEPLPDVKPYEPFTYSAFDLPDPFKPRKLSTGGGGGVQPDFSRPKEPLEAFSLETLKMVGVLSQKGVIQAVIKTPDNAIYHVKKGNYMGQNFGLVTQITDSEVTLREIVQDSAGDWSERTSTLNLQE; this comes from the coding sequence ATGAAGCGCCTGGCCATCGTTCTGACCGTACTGGGCTTGAGCGGCTGCGGCGGCGGCGACATGGACGACCTCCATCGTTTCGTCGCCGAGACCGGCAAGGACATGCAGGGCAAGATCGAGCCCCTGCCCGACGTCAAGCCCTACGAACCGTTCACCTACAGTGCCTTCGACCTGCCGGACCCGTTCAAGCCGCGCAAGCTTTCGACCGGCGGGGGCGGCGGCGTGCAGCCGGATTTCAGCCGCCCGAAGGAGCCGCTCGAAGCGTTCTCGCTGGAAACGCTGAAGATGGTGGGGGTGCTGTCCCAGAAAGGCGTGATCCAGGCCGTGATCAAGACGCCGGACAATGCGATCTACCACGTCAAGAAGGGCAACTACATGGGCCAGAATTTCGGCCTGGTCACCCAGATAACCGACAGCGAGGTGACCTTGCGTGAGATCGTGCAGGACAGCGCCGGGGACTGGTCCGAGCGCACCAGCACCCTCAACCTGCAAGAATGA
- the prsK gene encoding XrtA/PEP-CTERM system histidine kinase PrsK, translating to MPDTLLLLAAVGYGLAALAYFALSGLIVASWRRRPQGRLLVLATGISAAWGALLALTALGGVQPWLGLAFEVARDGAWLALMFYILHLRLPPGARLPTPLRVIRAASTVLVGYLLVASLYPGLAPSRPLVAVWAGNMGLVLLTVMGLVLTEQVYRSTRPEDRWAIKFLCLGLGGLFVYDFYLYVHAALFYAMDAQAWAARGYVAALVTPLVAVSAARNPEWAAPVGLSRRMAFHTASLFGAGIYLLLMAGAGYYLRLFGGAWGDVMQTVFVFAAAMLLILLMFSGTLRARLRVFLSKHFFSYRYDYREEWLKFTRTLTEGKPGEQLCERAVEALARLLESPGGALWMREGHAGYQRASHWNWADIQGIEPDASPFIHWLADKQWVVDLDEMKVRPDLYGDLEPPAWLRSAANAWLVVPLMLHDELLGFVVLKHSLGNVSFNWEVSDLLKVAARQAAAHLAQMRASNQLIVARQFESFNRTTTFVIHDLKNLVAQLSLLLANAEKHKHKPEFQADMLDTVENAVTRMNKVLAQLRRGSETAVAQSVPLADVLKEAAASKQAFKLRPTVELPSSSLRVRADRDQLARAIGHLLQNALEATPASGQVTLRGSEQGGRALIEVIDSGSGMDDDFIRTRLFQPFDSTKGAGMGIGAYECRETLRALGGSVEVDSVPGRGTHFRLSLPLDHNAPAGGGDAA from the coding sequence ATGCCCGACACCCTGCTTCTCCTGGCCGCCGTCGGCTATGGGCTGGCGGCCCTCGCCTACTTCGCGTTATCCGGCCTGATCGTCGCCAGCTGGCGGCGACGCCCCCAGGGACGCCTGCTTGTCCTCGCCACCGGCATCAGCGCCGCATGGGGGGCGTTGCTTGCGCTCACCGCGCTGGGAGGGGTCCAGCCCTGGCTCGGCCTCGCCTTCGAGGTCGCCCGCGACGGTGCCTGGCTCGCCCTGATGTTCTACATCCTGCACCTGCGCCTGCCGCCCGGCGCCCGCCTGCCCACGCCCCTGCGCGTCATCCGCGCCGCCAGTACCGTCCTCGTCGGCTACCTGCTCGTCGCAAGCCTGTATCCCGGCCTCGCGCCGAGCCGCCCGCTGGTGGCGGTCTGGGCCGGCAACATGGGGCTGGTTCTGCTCACCGTCATGGGACTGGTGCTCACCGAACAGGTCTATCGCAGCACCCGGCCGGAAGACCGCTGGGCAATCAAGTTTCTCTGCCTCGGGCTGGGCGGGCTGTTCGTCTACGACTTCTATCTCTACGTCCACGCGGCGCTGTTCTACGCAATGGACGCACAGGCCTGGGCCGCGCGCGGCTACGTGGCCGCGCTCGTTACGCCGCTGGTCGCGGTCTCCGCCGCCCGCAATCCCGAATGGGCCGCACCGGTCGGCCTTTCGCGCAGGATGGCCTTCCATACCGCAAGCCTGTTCGGAGCCGGGATCTATCTGCTGCTGATGGCCGGCGCCGGCTATTACCTGCGCCTGTTCGGTGGCGCATGGGGCGACGTGATGCAGACGGTGTTCGTCTTCGCCGCCGCGATGCTGCTGATCCTGCTGATGTTTTCCGGCACGCTGCGTGCGCGCCTGCGCGTGTTCCTGTCGAAGCACTTCTTCAGCTACCGCTACGACTATCGCGAGGAGTGGCTCAAGTTCACCCGCACCCTCACCGAAGGAAAGCCCGGCGAACAGTTGTGCGAACGGGCCGTCGAGGCGCTTGCCCGATTGCTCGAAAGCCCGGGCGGCGCACTCTGGATGCGCGAGGGCCATGCCGGCTATCAGCGCGCCAGCCACTGGAACTGGGCCGACATCCAGGGAATCGAGCCGGACGCCTCCCCGTTCATCCATTGGCTTGCAGACAAGCAATGGGTCGTGGATCTCGACGAAATGAAGGTGCGCCCGGACCTCTATGGCGACCTCGAGCCGCCGGCGTGGTTGCGCAGCGCGGCAAATGCCTGGCTGGTGGTGCCGCTGATGCTGCACGACGAATTGCTCGGCTTCGTCGTCCTCAAGCATTCGCTGGGAAACGTCAGCTTCAACTGGGAAGTCAGCGACCTGCTCAAGGTGGCGGCCCGCCAGGCCGCGGCGCACCTGGCGCAAATGCGCGCATCCAACCAGCTGATCGTGGCGCGCCAGTTCGAGTCCTTCAACCGCACCACGACCTTCGTCATCCACGACCTGAAAAACCTCGTCGCGCAGCTGTCCCTGCTGCTCGCGAACGCCGAGAAGCACAAGCACAAGCCCGAGTTCCAGGCGGACATGCTCGACACGGTGGAGAACGCCGTCACCCGGATGAACAAGGTGCTCGCGCAGCTGCGTCGCGGCAGCGAAACGGCGGTCGCACAATCCGTTCCGCTGGCCGACGTCCTGAAGGAGGCCGCAGCCAGCAAGCAGGCTTTCAAGCTGCGCCCGACGGTGGAACTGCCGTCGTCATCGCTGCGCGTACGCGCCGACCGCGACCAGCTCGCACGTGCGATCGGCCATTTGCTGCAGAACGCGCTGGAGGCCACACCGGCGAGCGGACAGGTGACGCTGCGCGGCAGCGAGCAGGGCGGCCGTGCGCTGATCGAGGTCATCGACAGCGGCAGCGGCATGGACGACGACTTCATTCGCACCCGCTTGTTCCAGCCGTTCGATTCGACCAAGGGCGCGGGCATGGGCATCGGCGCGTACGAATGCCGCGAGACGCTGCGTGCCCTGGGGGGCAGCGTCGAAGTCGACAGCGTGCCGGGGCGCGGCACCCACTTCCGCCTCAGCCTGCCGCTGGACCATAATGCACCTGCTGGAGGAGGAGACGCCGCATGA